The Acidimicrobiales bacterium sequence GCGGGCGCGGTGGCACGTTGGGGCACGAGACCGATAGATCCGACATGGCCCGGGGGCCTCTGGCAAGAAAAATAGGGTGTGACCAGGCCTTTTGGCTTGAGCGGGCGACGAGAATCGAACTCGCGTTCTCAGCTTGGGAAGCTGATGTTCTGCCTCTGAACTACGCCCGCGGAGTGGGCCAACTGTAGCGTGGCGGCGCTCATGATCCTCTCCGACCGCACGATCCGCCAGGAGCTCGAAGCGGGCCGCATCGTGATCGAGCCGCTGGGCGACGGCTGCATCCAGCCGTCGTCCGTGGACCTCCACGTCGACCGCTACTTCCGGGTCTTCCGGAACCACACGATGCGGGTGATCGACGTCAAGGAGGACCAGGAGAACCTCACCGAGCTTGTGGAGATGCACGAGGACGAGGCGTTCATCCTCCATCCCGGCGAGTTCGTGCTCGGGTCGACCGAGGAGCGGGTGCGCCTCCCCGACGACCTCGTGGCCCGCCTGGAGGGCAAGTCGAGCCTGGGTCGGCTCGGCCTCCTGATCCACAGCACGGCCGGCTTCGTCGACGCCGGCTTCGACGGGCACCTCACGCTGGAGCTCTCCAACGTGGCCAACCTGCCCATCACGCTGTACCCGGGCATGAAGATCGGCCAGATCAGCTTCCTGCGCATGACCACGCCGGCCGACAACCCCTACGGGTCGAAGACGGCGGGCTCGAAGTACCAGGGCCAGCGGGGCCCCACGCCCAGCCGCTACTCGGAGAACTTCCGCCCCCCCGGCTGACCACCGGGGCGGTCGGCCCCGTCAGGGTCGCGCCACCTCCGCGCCGCGTCCCGACTCCCGATCCATCGCCTCGAGCAGGTGGACGGCGATGTCCTGCACGACCACGTCGTCGCGGCCCGTCTCCTTGACGCCGTCGTCGATCATCACCGCGCAGAACGGGCAGGCCGTGGCCACCCGGCGAGCGCCCGTCGCCACCGCCTCCTCGGCCCGCTCCACGCCGATCTTCTTCCCCGTGTGCTCCTCCATCCAGAATCGGGCGCCACCCGCCCCGCAGCACAGCCCGTCGGCCCTGCTGCGCCCCATCTCCACGATCTCGATCCCCTTGAGCGAGCCCAGCACCCGCCGCGGCGCCTCGTAGACCCCGTTGTGGCGGCCGAGGAAGCACGCGTCGTGGTACGTCACCCGCTCGTCGAGGCGGGCCCCGCCCACGTCGAGGCGGCCCGACGAGATGAGCTCGGACAGCAGCTGGCTGTGGTGGACGACCTCGTAGTGCCCGCCCAGCTGGGGGTACTCGTTGGCCAGGGTGTTGAAGCAGTGGGGGCACTGGGTGACGACCTTGCGGACGCCCAGCCCGTTCAGCGTCTCGACGTTCTCCCCGGCCAGCATCTGGAACAGGTACTCGTTGCCCGACCGCCGGGCCGGGTCGCCTGTGCACCTCTCCCGCGGTCCGAGGATGGCGAAGTCGAGCCCGGCCCGGTGCATCAGCGTGGCGGTCGCCACCGTGACCTTCTTGTTCCGGTCGTCGAACGAGCCGGCACAGCCGACCCAGTAGAGGTACTCGTGGTCGAGGGGCGAGGAGCCGTCCACCACGGGGACGCCCTCCGGGAGGGCGTCGGTCCACGAGCCCCGGTCCGACTGGCTCATCCCCCATGGGTTGCCGCTGTTCTCCAGCGACCGGAACGACCGTCCCAGCTCGGCCGGGAACTCCGACTCCATCAGCGTCAGGTACCGGCGCATGTCCAGGATCTTGTCGAGGATCTCGATGTCGACGGGGCACACCTCG is a genomic window containing:
- the dcd gene encoding dCTP deaminase; its protein translation is MILSDRTIRQELEAGRIVIEPLGDGCIQPSSVDLHVDRYFRVFRNHTMRVIDVKEDQENLTELVEMHEDEAFILHPGEFVLGSTEERVRLPDDLVARLEGKSSLGRLGLLIHSTAGFVDAGFDGHLTLELSNVANLPITLYPGMKIGQISFLRMTTPADNPYGSKTAGSKYQGQRGPTPSRYSENFRPPG